In Streptomyces sp. NBC_01717, one DNA window encodes the following:
- a CDS encoding alanine--tRNA ligase-related protein codes for MNTEQLVSTFIEHFEERAHRRIVGSTLLPPPGDPVLFTTSGMHPLTPYLEGRAHPLGTRLVNVQRCLRTTDLEEVGDATHLTVFEMLGTWSLGDYEGPLSLDWGYGLLTEGLGIDPGLLHATVYAGGSQTGPDTASLQLWQDRGVPVELTVEDNWWSNGPVGPCGPDSEIFLWSGDCPPQSTPTRDDRWVEVWNHVMMTHRRLEDGSLVPLPQRNVDTGLGLERLASLLQGKSSVFECDVFDPWRRLVPPLWPLEEPSLRLVSDHLRSAIVVLGDGVRPANTGQGYVLRRLVRRVLTVLWRDDPSRGVEDLPEELVQHTLDHFRQDMRPGDVLRVLLEEERRFRRLLERGRQVLARPRFQGRLTEEDFHYLHDTHGLPRELVTSLRQE; via the coding sequence ATGAATACAGAACAGCTGGTCAGTACGTTCATCGAGCACTTCGAAGAGCGCGCCCATCGCCGGATCGTCGGCTCGACGCTGCTGCCACCACCCGGCGACCCCGTGCTCTTCACCACCTCCGGCATGCACCCCCTCACTCCATACCTGGAGGGCCGCGCCCATCCGCTGGGCACGAGGCTGGTCAACGTGCAGCGCTGCCTGCGCACCACGGACCTGGAGGAGGTCGGTGACGCCACTCACCTGACCGTCTTCGAGATGCTCGGCACCTGGTCGCTGGGTGACTACGAAGGCCCGCTCAGTCTCGACTGGGGATACGGGCTGCTCACCGAGGGGCTGGGTATCGATCCCGGCCTGCTGCACGCCACCGTCTATGCCGGTGGCAGCCAGACCGGGCCGGACACCGCTTCCCTTCAGCTGTGGCAGGACCGCGGCGTCCCCGTCGAACTCACCGTGGAGGACAACTGGTGGTCCAACGGACCGGTCGGACCGTGCGGTCCTGACTCGGAGATCTTCCTGTGGAGCGGGGACTGCCCACCCCAGTCGACACCCACCCGCGACGACCGCTGGGTGGAGGTGTGGAACCACGTGATGATGACCCACCGCCGGCTCGAAGACGGTTCCCTGGTGCCTCTTCCCCAGCGCAACGTCGACACCGGACTCGGCCTGGAGCGGCTGGCCTCACTGCTCCAGGGCAAGTCGTCCGTCTTCGAATGCGACGTCTTCGACCCGTGGCGCCGCCTCGTGCCGCCCCTGTGGCCCCTGGAGGAGCCCTCGCTGCGTCTGGTCAGCGACCATCTGCGCTCCGCCATCGTGGTGCTCGGCGACGGCGTGCGCCCGGCCAATACCGGACAGGGTTACGTGCTGCGCCGTCTGGTACGACGGGTGCTCACCGTGCTCTGGCGGGACGATCCCTCGCGTGGTGTCGAAGACTTGCCGGAAGAACTGGTCCAGCACACCCTGGACCACTTCCGGCAGGACATGCGCCCAGGCGACGTGCTCCGGGTGTTGCTCGAGGAGGAGCGTCGGTTCCGTCGGCTCCTGGAGCGCGGTCGGCAGGTGCTCGCCCGACCCCGGTTCCAAGGCAGGCTGACCGAGGAGGACTTCCACTACCTCCATGACACTCATGGTCTGCCGCGTGAGCTGGTCACGAGTCTGCGGCAGGAGTGA
- a CDS encoding amidohydrolase family protein, translating into MTCLRIDVHAHLWTTGYLDRLERLGKTDTDTQRGIGADATEADLDRRFALMDQAGIDLQVLSVAPQSPHLLGEPHAVALAASANESYAELVARFPGRFRAFAALPLPHVDAALREVVHALDDLGAVGVGVTTTVLGRTLADPLFDPLYEELDRRGAVLYVHPAGEGAASPLITGHGMTWMVGAPVEDTVAVMHLILAGIPVRYPRMRILASHLGGALPLLPRRLDNHLAFESPETPELPSVALGRLWYDTVSHVHSPALIAAVASFGADRLVLGTDFPYEDGEVFLRAVDYIADSGLAPEEATRILDTNAAHLLGLSGP; encoded by the coding sequence GTGACCTGTCTGCGTATCGATGTGCACGCTCACCTGTGGACCACGGGGTACCTGGACCGCCTCGAACGACTGGGGAAGACCGATACCGACACCCAGCGCGGGATCGGTGCCGACGCGACCGAGGCCGATCTGGACCGGCGTTTCGCGCTGATGGACCAGGCAGGCATCGACCTTCAGGTGCTCTCCGTGGCACCGCAGTCCCCACACCTGCTGGGGGAGCCCCACGCCGTGGCGCTGGCGGCCTCGGCGAACGAGTCGTACGCAGAGCTGGTGGCCCGCTTCCCCGGGCGCTTCCGGGCGTTCGCCGCGCTGCCCCTCCCCCATGTCGACGCGGCCCTGCGTGAGGTCGTCCACGCCCTGGACGACCTCGGTGCGGTCGGTGTCGGCGTGACCACGACCGTACTCGGCCGCACACTCGCAGACCCGCTTTTCGACCCCCTGTACGAGGAGCTCGATCGGCGCGGTGCCGTCCTGTACGTCCACCCGGCCGGCGAAGGGGCCGCCAGTCCGCTGATCACCGGGCACGGCATGACGTGGATGGTGGGAGCTCCGGTCGAGGACACGGTGGCGGTCATGCACTTGATCCTCGCGGGCATCCCCGTGCGCTATCCGCGGATGCGTATCCTGGCCTCGCATCTGGGTGGGGCGCTGCCGTTGTTGCCGCGCCGACTCGACAACCATCTGGCGTTCGAGTCCCCTGAGACGCCCGAACTGCCTTCGGTGGCCCTCGGTCGCCTCTGGTACGACACGGTCAGCCACGTGCATTCGCCGGCGCTGATCGCCGCCGTTGCGTCATTCGGGGCGGACCGCCTCGTACTCGGCACGGATTTTCCGTACGAGGACGGAGAGGTCTTCCTGCGGGCCGTGGACTACATCGCTGACTCGGGGCTCGCCCCGGAGGAGGCCACGAGGATCCTCGACACCAATGCGGCACACCTGCTCGGCCTGTCCGGGCCGTGA